A section of the Mesobacillus jeotgali genome encodes:
- the gpr gene encoding GPR endopeptidase, with the protein MKEPVDLSMYSIRTDLAVEAREMVLADKAGTVHTEENLSHIEGVIIKEKEENDIKISLVEVTAEGEKNLGKKQGQYLTIEVVGIRQQDTELQGKVEKVFAKEFAQFLKQSGVQQDASCLVVGLGNWNVTPDALGPLVCENLLVTKHLFELQPESVEDGYRSVSALSPGVMGLTGIETSDIIFGVVEKTKPDFVIAIDALASRSIERVNATIQISDTGIHPGSGVGNKRKELSKETLGIPVIAIGVPTVVDAVSITSDTIDFILKHFGKEMREGNKPSRSLVPAGMSFGKRRKLTDEDLPETEHRQTFLGMIGTLEDEEKRKLIYEVLSPLGHNLMVTPKEVDVFIEDMANLIASGLNSALHSNIDQDNTGMYTH; encoded by the coding sequence ATGAAAGAACCGGTGGATTTGAGCATGTATTCAATCAGGACTGACCTGGCTGTCGAGGCAAGAGAGATGGTGCTGGCAGACAAGGCAGGAACCGTACATACCGAGGAAAATCTCTCTCATATTGAAGGCGTCATCATAAAAGAAAAAGAAGAAAATGATATAAAGATTTCTCTCGTTGAGGTGACTGCCGAGGGAGAGAAGAATCTTGGGAAAAAGCAGGGGCAATATCTGACAATCGAAGTTGTCGGCATCCGCCAGCAGGATACAGAACTCCAGGGCAAAGTGGAAAAGGTATTCGCAAAAGAGTTTGCCCAGTTTTTAAAACAGTCTGGAGTCCAGCAAGATGCATCCTGCCTTGTCGTTGGCCTGGGGAACTGGAATGTGACTCCGGACGCCCTTGGACCTCTAGTTTGTGAAAATTTGCTGGTGACCAAGCATCTGTTCGAACTTCAGCCGGAGTCTGTCGAGGATGGTTACCGCTCAGTTAGTGCTCTATCTCCCGGCGTTATGGGATTAACTGGTATTGAAACATCCGATATTATTTTTGGCGTAGTTGAAAAAACCAAACCTGACTTTGTCATTGCAATCGATGCACTCGCCTCACGCTCCATTGAAAGAGTCAATGCGACGATCCAGATTTCCGATACCGGAATTCACCCTGGTTCTGGCGTAGGGAATAAAAGGAAGGAACTCAGCAAAGAAACCCTTGGGATCCCGGTCATTGCTATTGGGGTGCCAACAGTTGTAGATGCCGTTTCGATTACAAGTGATACGATTGATTTTATCCTGAAGCATTTCGGCAAGGAAATGAGAGAAGGAAACAAGCCTTCGAGATCCCTCGTTCCCGCGGGCATGAGTTTTGGCAAACGAAGAAAGCTTACGGACGAAGATCTGCCGGAAACAGAACACCGCCAAACATTCCTTGGAATGATCGGGACACTTGAGGATGAAGAAAAACGAAAGCTCATATATGAGGTTTTATCTCCATTGGGCCACAACCTGATGGTGACTCCTAAAGAAGTGGATGTTTTCATAGAGGATATGGCGAACCTGATAGCCAGCGGACTGAATTCAGCGCTTCATTCGAATATCGACCAGGATAATACCGGTATGTATACACACTAG
- a CDS encoding YqzM family protein encodes MNQFEENVQSNRNDAVDSGVGFIVSFGFFATMFIIATVVQLIGS; translated from the coding sequence GTGAATCAATTCGAAGAAAATGTACAAAGCAATCGCAATGACGCTGTTGACTCAGGTGTTGGGTTCATCGTTTCTTTTGGATTCTTTGCAACAATGTTCATTATTGCGACAGTCGTGCAGTTAATCGGGAGTTAA
- the grpE gene encoding nucleotide exchange factor GrpE, with protein MTEERNTEQEFNSKTEEGTVEEVFAENEASEQTEEIPSQEEEQQNPMEQKIAELEGKLEEADNRYLRLQADFDNFRRRSRIELEASAKYRAQSIITDLLPAIDNFERALKMDVDNEQAKSLKQGVEMVYRSLLDALKNEGVEVIEAVGKEFDPHLHQAVMQAEDENYGPNIVVEEFQKGYMLKDRIIRPAMVKVNQ; from the coding sequence GTGACAGAAGAGAGAAACACTGAGCAAGAATTTAACAGCAAGACGGAAGAAGGAACGGTTGAAGAGGTTTTTGCCGAAAACGAAGCTTCTGAGCAAACTGAAGAGATTCCATCCCAAGAGGAAGAGCAGCAAAATCCAATGGAGCAGAAAATCGCAGAATTGGAGGGCAAGCTTGAGGAAGCCGACAACCGTTACTTACGCCTTCAGGCTGATTTTGACAACTTCCGCCGCCGTTCAAGAATCGAACTTGAAGCGAGCGCTAAATATAGAGCCCAAAGCATTATTACAGACCTGCTTCCGGCCATCGATAACTTCGAGCGTGCTTTGAAAATGGATGTAGATAATGAACAGGCTAAATCCCTTAAGCAGGGTGTGGAAATGGTCTACCGCAGCTTACTTGATGCCTTGAAAAATGAAGGAGTCGAAGTGATTGAAGCTGTAGGCAAGGAATTTGACCCGCATCTTCACCAGGCAGTGATGCAGGCTGAAGATGAAAATTACGGACCTAACATTGTTGTTGAAGAATTCCAAAAGGGCTATATGCTGAAGGACCGCATCATTCGTCCAGCGATGGTAAAAGTGAACCAATAA
- the spoIIP gene encoding stage II sporulation protein P, whose protein sequence is MRFNKRSGIIVAVQGTQVVKAALAFVFFLIGIFSISGAMTTLRPELRISSDSVNQAATNLNGQLLFSLMGWENHQFLQALPEEYEAPRLTNVMFKLSTNINLDDPRSLLGRELPGFSLFDGKILVAGEGTNYTNMPMESAPPLDVLKAEQEAALQNTEDLPGAQGENAAPPLSTGDRKAVYIYFTHTRESYLPYLKGVTDPNQAYHSQVNVTKIGDQLKSSLEQRGIGTTVDKTDVMANLNKKGLGFGRAYQEARPVVEAAMAGDRNLQYFIDVHRDGYRKEKTTIDINGKSYAKLAFVIGGENANYEKNLALARELHNLLDKKYGKGLSRGVIEKKGASTNGKFNQDLSGNALLIEFGGVDNTFEELNRSADALADVFSEFYWQAEKVGAPAQQPPDKK, encoded by the coding sequence ATGAGATTCAATAAACGATCCGGAATAATTGTAGCTGTCCAGGGAACTCAAGTTGTAAAAGCCGCACTAGCATTTGTTTTCTTTCTCATTGGGATTTTTTCCATAAGCGGGGCAATGACGACGCTGAGGCCGGAACTTCGAATTTCCTCAGATTCAGTCAATCAGGCCGCGACCAATCTGAACGGCCAACTCCTTTTCAGCCTAATGGGCTGGGAAAATCATCAATTCCTGCAGGCACTGCCAGAGGAATATGAAGCTCCCAGGCTGACCAATGTAATGTTTAAACTGTCCACGAATATCAATCTGGATGACCCAAGAAGTCTTCTCGGGAGAGAGCTCCCTGGTTTCTCGCTTTTCGATGGTAAAATTCTCGTAGCCGGTGAGGGAACCAATTATACGAACATGCCGATGGAATCTGCCCCGCCGCTGGATGTGTTGAAAGCAGAGCAGGAGGCGGCACTGCAAAACACTGAGGATCTGCCGGGTGCACAGGGGGAAAATGCAGCACCGCCATTATCTACAGGTGACCGCAAAGCTGTGTATATTTATTTTACCCATACAAGGGAATCATATCTTCCGTATCTTAAGGGAGTGACCGACCCGAACCAGGCATATCACTCGCAGGTAAACGTAACAAAAATTGGCGATCAGCTCAAATCAAGCCTTGAACAGCGCGGAATCGGAACGACCGTCGATAAAACGGATGTTATGGCGAATCTTAACAAGAAAGGCCTCGGTTTTGGAAGAGCCTATCAGGAAGCCCGTCCAGTAGTCGAAGCCGCCATGGCTGGAGACAGGAATCTTCAATACTTCATTGATGTCCATAGAGACGGTTATCGGAAAGAGAAAACCACCATTGATATAAACGGGAAATCCTATGCAAAACTGGCATTTGTTATTGGCGGGGAAAACGCTAATTATGAGAAGAATCTTGCGCTTGCACGTGAATTGCACAATCTCCTTGATAAGAAGTATGGCAAGGGACTCAGCAGGGGAGTTATCGAGAAAAAGGGTGCCTCAACAAACGGGAAATTCAATCAGGACCTTTCAGGGAATGCATTATTGATTGAGTTTGGCGGAGTGGATAATACATTCGAGGAATTGAACAGGTCAGCGGATGCACTCGCAGATGTATTTAGCGAATTCTACTGGCAGGCGGAAAAAGTAGGAGCTCCTGCACAACAGCCGCCAGACAAGAAATAA
- a CDS encoding YqxA family protein, producing the protein MKMFMLKSIMLASLMFISVLFGMQQANEGIHKMKGYEDTEFKSAFTMKENESGSFETAILGNDISSHDLEQKRKKLEEMKAFNLFSSLGKKLADGISSVMEKTVELITGK; encoded by the coding sequence ATGAAAATGTTCATGCTTAAAAGCATAATGCTTGCTTCTTTAATGTTCATATCCGTATTGTTCGGCATGCAGCAGGCCAACGAAGGAATTCATAAAATGAAAGGCTACGAAGATACAGAATTTAAAAGTGCCTTCACTATGAAAGAAAACGAGAGTGGCAGCTTCGAAACAGCGATTCTTGGCAACGACATATCAAGCCATGACCTCGAACAAAAGCGGAAAAAGCTAGAAGAAATGAAAGCATTCAACCTCTTTTCATCATTGGGGAAAAAGCTGGCAGACGGAATTTCCTCTGTCATGGAAAAGACAGTAGAGTTGATAACAGGGAAGTGA
- the hrcA gene encoding heat-inducible transcriptional repressor HrcA — MLTDRQVLILQVIVDDFIRSAQPIGSRSLSKKEEINFSSATIRNEMADLEDMGFIEKTHTSSGRIPSEKGYRFYVDNLLLPQKVNRTDMAAIKSIFAERIYELEKIVQKSAKILSEMTNYTSIVLGPAVKDNRLKKLQIVPLNKDTAIAIIVTDTGHVENRMFHFPTSVDPSDVEKMVNILNERLAGVPLTNLNSNIYKEIAMLLRQHINSYDTFLNTIMETLNLPAHEKVFFGGKTNILSQPEFNDVEKIRNLMNMIEHEDGLYHLIRRNSAGINVKIGTENDNTAMENCSLITATYSMGEEKLGSIAVLGPTRMEYSRVISLLQLISTDLSKVLTQLYQNK, encoded by the coding sequence TTGTTAACAGATCGTCAAGTGCTAATTTTGCAGGTGATTGTTGATGACTTTATTCGTTCAGCTCAACCGATAGGTTCTAGGAGCTTGTCGAAAAAAGAAGAAATTAACTTCAGTTCGGCGACGATCCGGAATGAAATGGCCGACCTCGAGGATATGGGTTTTATTGAGAAAACCCACACATCTTCTGGCAGAATTCCTTCTGAAAAGGGTTACCGATTTTATGTTGATAACCTTTTGCTGCCGCAAAAAGTCAATCGAACCGATATGGCTGCAATAAAATCAATTTTTGCTGAACGGATTTACGAGCTTGAAAAAATCGTACAGAAATCAGCGAAAATTTTATCTGAAATGACGAATTATACTTCGATTGTTTTAGGGCCGGCTGTAAAGGACAACAGGCTGAAAAAGCTTCAGATCGTCCCGTTGAATAAGGATACGGCTATCGCTATAATCGTAACCGATACAGGGCATGTGGAAAACAGGATGTTCCATTTCCCGACGAGTGTAGATCCATCTGACGTTGAAAAAATGGTGAATATCCTGAACGAGCGATTGGCAGGTGTACCGCTTACCAATTTGAATTCCAATATCTACAAGGAAATTGCCATGCTGCTGCGTCAGCATATTAACAGTTATGACACTTTCCTGAATACGATTATGGAAACATTGAACTTGCCAGCACATGAAAAGGTGTTTTTTGGCGGCAAGACGAATATACTCAGCCAGCCAGAGTTCAATGATGTTGAAAAAATACGCAATCTGATGAATATGATCGAACATGAAGATGGCTTATATCATCTGATAAGGCGGAATTCAGCCGGAATCAATGTCAAAATTGGTACTGAAAATGATAACACTGCAATGGAAAATTGCAGTCTGATTACTGCCACCTATTCCATGGGTGAAGAAAAGCTGGGATCTATCGCAGTTTTAGGTCCCACCCGCATGGAATACTCGAGAGTCATCAGCTTGCTGCAATTAATTAGTACAGATTTGTCAAAGGTGCTGACACAGCTGTATCAAAATAAATAA
- the holA gene encoding DNA polymerase III subunit delta: MVLDIWKKISKKQVDPVYLLYGTEAFLINETKQLLVDNVLDEEEKDFNFSVYDLEETPIEAALEDAETFPFMGEKRLVILQNPVFLTSEKAKGKIEHNLAKLEDYLSQPAPYSIIVFSAPYEKLDERKKITKELKRKATVIEAKKLNEQEIKAWVKERAELHGAVIENDAIELLLALAGTNLFMLTSEIDKLALYAGENQPISKDIVDRLTARSLEQNIFSLVDKVVHRNVEAALRIYYDLLKQNEEPIKILAVITGQFRLIYQVKELARKGYGQQQIAGALKIHPFRVKLAAGQSGAFSDEELTRIIKLLADADYQMKTGGMKKEMLIEMILFQINGRK, translated from the coding sequence GTGGTATTGGACATTTGGAAAAAGATAAGCAAAAAGCAAGTAGATCCGGTCTATTTATTGTATGGAACAGAAGCCTTTCTTATCAATGAGACCAAACAGCTTCTTGTCGATAATGTATTGGATGAAGAAGAAAAGGATTTTAATTTCTCGGTATACGACCTCGAGGAAACACCTATTGAGGCAGCACTGGAAGACGCTGAGACCTTTCCGTTCATGGGAGAGAAGCGATTGGTGATTTTACAGAACCCCGTGTTTTTGACATCTGAGAAGGCCAAAGGGAAGATTGAGCACAATCTGGCCAAACTGGAGGATTATCTTTCACAGCCTGCTCCGTACTCCATCATCGTATTTTCCGCTCCATATGAAAAATTGGATGAACGCAAGAAAATAACCAAGGAGTTAAAGCGGAAAGCAACGGTCATAGAAGCGAAAAAGCTGAATGAGCAAGAAATAAAAGCCTGGGTAAAAGAACGTGCTGAGTTACATGGGGCGGTCATTGAAAATGATGCGATCGAGCTTCTATTGGCACTCGCAGGGACGAACTTATTCATGCTAACATCAGAAATCGATAAACTTGCGCTTTATGCAGGAGAAAATCAGCCGATCAGCAAGGATATTGTGGATCGTCTGACAGCAAGGTCTCTGGAACAGAATATATTCTCTTTGGTCGACAAGGTGGTTCACCGGAATGTCGAGGCTGCACTGAGGATTTATTATGATCTTCTGAAACAAAATGAGGAACCAATAAAAATCCTTGCGGTGATCACTGGCCAGTTCAGGCTGATTTATCAGGTAAAAGAGCTTGCGCGAAAAGGCTATGGCCAACAGCAGATTGCAGGGGCATTGAAAATCCATCCATTCAGGGTGAAATTGGCAGCGGGACAGTCAGGGGCATTTTCTGATGAAGAACTGACTAGAATCATTAAACTTCTTGCCGACGCTGATTATCAAATGAAAACGGGCGGCATGAAAAAAGAGATGCTGATCGAAATGATCCTGTTCCAGATTAATGGCAGGAAATAA
- the lepA gene encoding translation elongation factor 4, with translation MSREDRLNRQSKIRNFSIIAHIDHGKSTLADRILEKTNALTAREMKDQLLDSMDLERERGITIKLNSVQLKYKAKDGEIYTFHLIDTPGHVDFTYEVSRSLAACEGAVLVVDAAQGIEAQTLANVYLAIDNDLEIVPVINKIDLPSADPERVRNEIEEVIGLDASEAVLASAKAGIGIEEILEQIVEKVPAPQGDPSAPLKALIFDSLYDAYRGVVAYIRVVDGTVKVGDKIKMMATGKEFEVTEVGVFTPKATPSPELTVGDVGFLTAAIKNVGDTRVGDTITNAKNGATEPLPGYRRLNPMVYCGLYPIDSAKFNDLREALEKLELNDSALQFEPETSQALGFGFRCGFLGLLHMEIIQERIEREFKIDLITTAPSVIYDVIMTDGTEIKVDNPSNMPDPQKIDRVEEPYVKATMMAPNDYVGAIMELCQEKRGIFIDMQYMDETRVSIVYEIPLSEIVYDFFDQLKSSTKGYASFDYELIGYKPSKLVKMDILLNAEKVDALSFIVHRDFAYERGKVIVDKLKDLIPRQQFEVPIQAAIGQKIVARSTIKAMRKNVLAKCYGGDISRKRKLLEKQKEGKKRMKQVGSVEVPQEAFMAVLKMDDNNTKK, from the coding sequence ATGAGCAGAGAAGATAGACTGAATAGACAAAGTAAGATACGGAATTTTTCGATCATCGCCCATATCGACCATGGGAAATCCACTTTAGCTGACCGAATCCTTGAAAAGACGAATGCATTGACTGCACGTGAAATGAAGGATCAGCTGCTGGATTCCATGGATCTTGAACGTGAGCGTGGAATCACGATAAAACTGAACTCAGTACAATTGAAGTATAAGGCAAAGGATGGAGAGATTTATACTTTCCATTTGATTGATACTCCGGGACACGTAGACTTCACGTATGAGGTTTCCCGAAGCCTTGCAGCCTGCGAAGGGGCAGTCCTTGTTGTCGACGCTGCACAGGGAATCGAGGCACAGACATTGGCGAACGTATACCTTGCAATCGACAATGACCTGGAAATCGTGCCCGTCATCAATAAAATCGATTTGCCAAGCGCGGATCCTGAGCGCGTGAGAAATGAAATCGAAGAGGTCATCGGCCTTGATGCATCCGAAGCAGTTCTTGCTTCGGCAAAAGCTGGAATCGGAATTGAAGAAATCCTTGAACAAATAGTAGAAAAGGTGCCTGCTCCGCAGGGAGATCCTTCTGCTCCTTTGAAAGCATTGATTTTCGATTCCTTATACGATGCTTACCGCGGAGTTGTTGCCTACATCAGAGTTGTTGATGGCACGGTAAAAGTCGGCGACAAAATCAAAATGATGGCGACGGGTAAAGAATTTGAAGTTACGGAAGTTGGGGTATTCACTCCAAAAGCTACTCCTTCACCAGAGCTTACAGTAGGCGATGTAGGTTTCCTTACCGCGGCAATTAAAAATGTCGGCGATACACGTGTCGGTGATACCATCACCAATGCGAAAAACGGAGCGACTGAGCCGCTTCCGGGTTACCGCCGTTTAAACCCAATGGTATACTGCGGTTTGTATCCGATTGACTCAGCAAAATTCAATGACCTGAGAGAAGCACTGGAAAAACTTGAACTCAATGATTCGGCTCTTCAGTTCGAACCGGAAACATCACAGGCGCTAGGCTTTGGTTTCCGCTGCGGATTCCTTGGACTGCTTCATATGGAAATCATCCAGGAACGCATCGAACGCGAGTTTAAAATCGATTTGATCACAACAGCACCGAGTGTTATCTATGATGTAATCATGACTGATGGAACTGAGATAAAAGTCGACAACCCGTCGAACATGCCAGATCCGCAAAAGATCGACCGTGTTGAAGAGCCTTATGTAAAAGCAACAATGATGGCTCCGAATGACTACGTTGGAGCGATCATGGAGCTTTGCCAGGAAAAACGCGGCATTTTCATCGATATGCAATACATGGATGAAACACGCGTAAGCATCGTATACGAAATCCCGCTGTCAGAAATCGTATATGATTTCTTTGACCAGCTAAAATCAAGCACGAAAGGCTATGCTTCATTCGATTATGAACTAATCGGGTACAAGCCTTCCAAGCTTGTCAAGATGGATATCCTGCTCAATGCTGAAAAAGTTGACGCATTAAGCTTCATTGTTCACAGAGATTTTGCTTATGAACGTGGAAAAGTCATCGTGGATAAGTTGAAAGACCTTATTCCGCGTCAGCAGTTCGAGGTGCCTATCCAGGCAGCAATCGGACAGAAAATTGTTGCCCGTTCAACCATTAAGGCAATGCGCAAGAACGTATTGGCAAAATGTTATGGCGGGGATATATCACGTAAGCGTAAGCTCCTTGAGAAACAGAAAGAAGGTAAGAAGCGCATGAAGCAGGTTGGTTCTGTAGAAGTGCCGCAGGAAGCCTTCATGGCAGTCCTGAAGATGGACGATAACAACACAAAGAAATAA
- the rpsT gene encoding 30S ribosomal protein S20: MPNIKSAIKRVKTSEASKAHNITVKSSMRTAVKKAESAIVNNDTEAKASYAQAASKLDKAAAKGLIHKNAAARKKARLMKKLNANG; the protein is encoded by the coding sequence ATGCCAAACATTAAATCTGCGATCAAACGTGTGAAAACTAGTGAAGCAAGCAAAGCTCACAACATTACTGTAAAATCTTCTATGCGTACAGCAGTTAAAAAAGCTGAATCAGCGATCGTAAACAACGATACTGAAGCAAAAGCTTCATACGCTCAAGCAGCAAGCAAGCTTGATAAAGCAGCAGCTAAAGGTCTTATCCACAAGAATGCAGCTGCCCGCAAAAAAGCCCGTCTTATGAAAAAATTGAATGCTAACGGCTAA
- the hemW gene encoding radical SAM family heme chaperone HemW, whose protein sequence is MMKSAYIHIPFCHHICHYCDFNKVFMKGQPVDDYLHALGKEMELTVKGNRKVLDTIFVGGGTPTALDERQLGKLVESIQEKLNFDNGTEYTFEANPGDLSKEKLAILKNAGVNRLSFGVQTFNDELLEKIGRSHRSKDVFESIENAQAAGFENISIDLIYSLPGQTKHDFIESIQTALSLGLVHYSGYSLIIEPKTVFYNLMQKGKLPLPGEDAEAEMYEILMDQMEKHGLHQYEISNFALPGYESRHNLTYWNNEEYYGFGAGAHGYVNGMRQSNYGPLKKYMEPISNGELPIMDAHKVTLGEQMEEEMFLGLRKAKGVDVRHFEEKFGTSPINIFAGQIEDGISKGLLKTDNGHINLTRQGRMLGNEVFQSFIGVSNH, encoded by the coding sequence ATAATGAAATCAGCATATATCCATATCCCCTTCTGTCATCATATTTGCCATTATTGCGATTTTAATAAAGTCTTTATGAAAGGCCAGCCTGTCGATGATTACCTCCATGCCTTAGGAAAAGAAATGGAACTGACGGTAAAAGGTAATCGGAAAGTCCTCGATACCATATTCGTCGGTGGCGGAACTCCGACCGCATTGGATGAAAGGCAGTTAGGAAAATTGGTAGAGTCTATCCAGGAAAAGCTGAACTTTGACAATGGAACAGAGTATACCTTTGAAGCGAATCCAGGAGACTTATCAAAAGAGAAGCTGGCTATTCTGAAAAATGCAGGAGTTAACCGCCTTAGTTTCGGAGTACAGACTTTTAATGATGAGCTTTTGGAAAAAATCGGCCGCAGCCACCGGTCAAAGGATGTTTTTGAATCAATCGAAAATGCACAAGCAGCAGGCTTCGAAAATATCAGCATTGATCTGATCTACAGTCTTCCCGGCCAGACAAAGCATGATTTCATTGAGTCCATTCAAACCGCCCTTTCGTTGGGGCTCGTTCATTACTCAGGCTATTCACTGATCATTGAACCAAAAACAGTATTTTACAATTTAATGCAAAAAGGAAAGCTGCCTCTCCCCGGCGAGGATGCCGAAGCAGAAATGTATGAAATTCTCATGGACCAAATGGAGAAACATGGTCTTCATCAATATGAAATAAGTAACTTTGCTCTGCCAGGATATGAAAGCAGGCACAATCTAACCTACTGGAACAACGAAGAATATTACGGTTTTGGTGCTGGAGCCCATGGTTATGTCAATGGAATGAGACAGTCGAACTATGGTCCTCTCAAAAAGTATATGGAGCCCATTTCAAATGGCGAACTACCGATTATGGATGCGCATAAAGTTACACTTGGTGAACAGATGGAAGAAGAAATGTTTTTGGGGCTCAGGAAAGCGAAAGGTGTCGATGTTCGACATTTTGAAGAAAAGTTCGGTACCAGTCCAATAAACATATTCGCCGGGCAAATTGAGGATGGTATCTCAAAAGGTCTGTTAAAAACCGATAATGGCCATATCAACTTAACAAGGCAGGGGCGTATGCTTGGCAATGAAGTTTTTCAATCATTCATTGGGGTATCAAATCATTGA